A stretch of Mya arenaria isolate MELC-2E11 chromosome 14, ASM2691426v1 DNA encodes these proteins:
- the LOC128216751 gene encoding uncharacterized protein LOC128216751 isoform X2 → MDRKVEVLPMVVLLLNVLTTICRGEHLRLNPALSYLVKAEGDKLQLECIHEYNVTAQGSAYFAKNGKMLTLDNEDDYIITSKTTIINTGLGTKVIKTLIKDSTTLTDNGTFVCKAGNFEISINVIVFQVTQANALYQDNATEVELGCALEGLSPGIPIDFYWYRQGGARLHGDRYNISNNWKLRIEKPTLSDIGSYNCSANFYPKTEDEQTLFLTSVYLNVSSICGWGKIFTSHM, encoded by the exons GGGAGCACCTAAGACTTAACCCGGCTTTGTCCTACCTGGTGAAAGCGGAAGGAGATAAGCTACAGTTGGAATGTATCCACGAATACAATGTCACGGCGCAAGGGAGTGCATACTTCGCTAAAAATGggaaaatgttaacattagACAACGAGGATGATTACATT ATAACATCCAAGACCACAATAATAAATACAGGGCTAGGGACAAAAGTAATAAAGACACTCATTAAAGACAGCACGACTTTAACTGACAATGGAACATTTGTCTGCAAGGCTGGAAACTTTGAAATCTCAATCAACGTCATTGTATTTCAAG TTACTCAAGCAAATGCTCTTTACCAAGACAACGCAACTGAGGTAGAGCTAGGATGTGCTTTGGAAGGGCTAAGTCCTGGAATTCCTATCGATTTTTACTGGTACAGGCAAGGTGGTGCTAGGCTCCACGGCGATCGATACAACATATCAAACAATTGGAAACTGCGTATCGAAAAGCCAA CTCTCTCGGACATCGGATCGTACAATTGTTCAGCCAATTTCTATCCTAAGACAGAAGATGAGCAAACATTGTTCCTCACGTCGGTCTATCTCAATG tttccagcatttgcgggtggggtaagattttcacatcacaCATGTAG